In Palaemon carinicauda isolate YSFRI2023 chromosome 41, ASM3689809v2, whole genome shotgun sequence, the following are encoded in one genomic region:
- the LOC137632653 gene encoding solute carrier family 35 member E1 homolog, with translation MAEKDHNHIAVARVIILCGGWYLVSSSNNVVGKTLLNEFPYPMTVTMVQLLSITLYSSPTLRWMGVRKRADISWSYYKRMILPLAFGKCFSSVFSHVSLWKVPVSYAHTVKATMPFFTVLLARVLFGEKQTTKVYFSLVPIILGVAIATISELSFNLIGLIAALVATCGFSLQHIFSKKALNDTGLHHLRLLHLLGFVALIMFTPVWVFTEGYNIFKDESVFVRRAPTDTVSLLLLDGFLNWLQNFIAFTILNYVTPLTYAVANATKRICIISISLLLLRNPITLANIVGMFLAVIGVLGYNKAKYDANASKKRAVIAPLSQVMSTRSSSYSSDPKGTVIPMYDSQYEISPLQVPPFHPAYAFNHITSSRVGPYPRIHEGANGISQNSPYSTQNGVLSSNANGITSNGHTTRSYGRIDSI, from the exons ATGGCTGAGAAGGATCACAACCACATAGCCGTAGCGCGTGTGATAATACTATGTGGTGGCTGGTATTTAGTGAGTTCTAGTAACAATGTGGTTGGCAAGACGCTGCTTAACGAATTTCCGTATCCCATGACAGTGACAATGGTGCAATTGCTGTCCATCACGTTGTATAGCAGTCCGACCTTAAGGTGGATGGGTGTTCGTAAAAGAGCTGATATTAGTTGGAGTTATTATAAACGTATGATTTTACCCTTAGCTTTTGGGAAATGTTTCTCCTCTGTGTTCTCGCACGTCAGTTTATGGAAGGTGCCTGTGTCCTACGCACATACAG TTAAAGCAACAATGCCCTTCTTCACAGTTCTACTTGCGAGGGTCCTTTTTGGTGAAAAGCAAACCACTAAG GTATATTTTTCACTAGTCCCTATCATCTTGGGAGTTGCTATTGCTACCATAAGTGAGCTTTCTTTCAACCTTATTGGGCTCATAGCTGCACTGGTGGCTACCTGTGGATTTTCACTGCAACATATTTTCTCAAAAAAG gctttaAACGATACGGGACTTCATCATTTGCGTCTTCTTCATCTTCTCGGATTTGTTGCCCTCATTATGTTTACACCTGTTTGGGTATTTACCGAAGGTTATAATATTTTCAAGGATGAATCTGTG tttgttagAAGAGCGCCAACTGACACAGTCTCACTTCTCCTCTTGGATGGGTTTCTAAACTGGCTGCAGAACTTCATAGCCTTTACAATTCTCAATTACGTCACTCCACTCACGTATGCAGTTGCAAATGCAACGAAGAGAATCTGCATCATTTCCATATCACTCTTGTTGTTGCGTAATCCGATTACGTTAGCGAACATCGTGGGAATGTTTTTAGCAGTGATTGGGGTCCTTGGGTATAACAAA GCCAAATATGATGCCAATGCGTCCAAGAAGAGGGCAGTAATAGCACCGTTAAGTCAGGTGATGAGCACCAGATCTTCTAGCTATTCTTCTGATCCTAAAGGCACCGTGATTCCCATGTACGACTCACAGTATGAGATTAGTCCACTCCAGGTTCCTCCCTTTCATCCAGCATATGCCTTCAATCACATCACTTCATCCAGAGTTGGTCCATATCCTAGGATACACGAAGGTGCCAATGGTATTTCACAAAATAGTCCTTACAGTACACAAAACGGTGTTCTTTCTTCCAATGCTAATGGTATTACTAGTAACGGACATACAACTAGATCTTATGGAAGAATagattctatatga